The Rhodothermales bacterium genome contains the following window.
CGACGGCAATGGTGCCGTCTGATTTTACCTCGACGTCTCCGGCGTCCATCGGGATCTGGATCGGCCCGTCTTCACCTTCGACCTGCAGGCCGGTGGGAGAACGCAACATGCCGTCGGCATCGAGTGAGAATCGGCCGGCACGGGTATAGCGGTTCTGGCCCCCTTCTGCGTCCGACAGCACGAAAAAGCCTTCGCCGTCGATGGCCAAATCAAAACGGTTGCCGGTGTGCTCCATGCGGCCGCCGCTGAAGTCGACGTACTCGTGGATGGCACGGTTGGAGTGCGGTCCGCCATCAGAGTCGATGTGCTCGTTGAGCACTTCCACGAAAGCGCGATTCCGCTTGAACCCGATGGTGCCGGCATTGGCCAGGTTGTTTGCGGTCCGCTCCTGGGCCCGCGACATGGCGGTCATGGAGGCGACAGAGTTGCGAAGTCGAAGAAGCATGGCGGGGCTTTGATGTCCGTGCATGCGACTTCGCAAACCGCTTGCCAAGCACCGCACCGGCTAGCAGGGCTCGTATAGGCGCTTCAGGAAGGGATTTCCGGGCACCTTTTTCCAAGCCAAAGGCACATTTTCCGCGGGTTTGCCGGCCGTTCGGCGGGCCGGACCCGGCCAATTCGGGGCCTTTCGGGCACGTCGGCAATTGGCACAGCCCGTGCATGGTGCGGGAGGGTGACGGGAAAACCCCATCACTGACGCCCCCTGGTGGGGCACCTTCCAAACCACTCCCAGGACACCATGAACGAGGTCATCCGAACAGCAGTCATCGGCGCCGGCGCTATGGGGCGCCATCACGCCCGTGTCTACCGGGAGATGGACGAAACGGACCTGGTCGGAGTCTTCGACGTCGACGTCTACCAGGCGGCGGCCGTCGCCACGGCCCAGGGTGTTCGCGCCTTCGGCTCCATTGAGGAACTGCTCAGTTCCGGGGTCGATGCCGTCAGCATCGCCGTACCGACATCACGCCACGCAGAGGTGGCCATCCGCGCCATGGAGGCGGGAATTCACGTGCTCGTGGAGAAGCCCATCGCGGGCTCCCTGCGCGATGCGACCGATATGATGGACGCCGCGCGCATCAATGACCGGCTGCTCATGGTCGGACACATCGAGCGCTTCAATCCGGCCATCCGCACACTGAGTACCAAGGTCGAGGCGGACGAAATCCTGGCCATCAATGTGATGAGGGTGGGTCCCCGACCTCCTCGCATCAAGGATGCAGGGGTCATCATCGACCTTGCCGTGCACGACATCGACCTCGCGTTCTTCCTGACGGGACGGCCGACCGATGAGGTATTTGCTGTGACCTCCGCCATGCCGCTGGAGCACGAGGACTGTGCTTCCATGCTGCTGCGCCTTTCCGGGGGCATTGCCGTCCAGCTGACGGCCAACTGGGTGACCCCCTACAAGTCCCGTGAGGTGCAGGTGGTCACACAGGACCGCCTGTATCGCGCAGACCTGATCAACAAGACCGTGCAGGCCTTCTCCCGCAACGCCCTTGGCGGCGGGTATTCCGTGGAGGACCTGCCCGTACTCGTCGAAGAGCCGCTCAAGGCGGAGCTGAAAGCATTCACGCATGCCGTGCGCTTCGGTCTCCCCGCCCCCGTGTCGGCCCGAGACGGCATTCGAGCTCTGGAGGTGGCCGTTCGGGCCACCGGATTCAAACACACGCGCCTGCAGCGCGCCGCCTGATATGCGCAGAATCCTCGTGACGGGGGCCGGCGGAAACGCCGCACGCAATTTCATCGCTTCCCTCCGCATGGCGCCGGAGCCGTTCTACATCGTCGGAACGGATACCAATACGTTCCACCTGGCCTGCACCGACTCCGACGCTTCGTACGTCGTGCCCCGCTGCGATGACCCCGGCTATGAAGAAGCCTTGCTGGCCATCGTGGCCATGGAGCGGGTCAGCCTGATTCATCCCCAGCCTGATTCCGAGGTCGGGTGGCTGTCGGAGCATCGGGACCACTTCCCGGGTCTGCTCTTTCTGCCCGAGCACGCAGACGTGGTGGCCTGTCAGGACAAGATGCACTGCAACCGCATGCTGGCCGCGGCCGGAGTGCCGGCGCCGCGTTCCATTCGGGTACATGCCCACCTCGATTTCGAGGACAGCGTTCGCACACTCATGGGGCGCTCCGGAAAAGTCTGGGTCCGTGCCATTCGAGGCGCCGGATCCCGAGCTGCCCTCCCGGTGACCACCGGGGAGCAGGCGTTCAACTGGGTGCGCTACTGGGCGGCGAATCGCGCTTCGGCAACCACGGATTTCATGCTCAGCACGTTCCTGCCGGGGGCCGAGTTTGCATTTCAGAGCGTCTGGTACGACGGCGAGCTGTTAACCTCAATGGCGCGTGAGCGTACCGAATACCTGATGGGCAACCTGATGCCGTCCGGTCAGTCCTCCAGTCCGAGCATCGCGCGCACCGTGCATCGCGATGACGTCAATGAGATCGCCTCGGCGGCCGTTCGGGCCGTCAGCCCCAAGCCCCACGGGATCTACTGTGTGGACCTAAAGGAGGATGACGACGGCACCCCGTCGGTCACTGAAATCAACACCGGCCGGTTCTTCACCACCAGCAATTTCTTTGCGGCGGCAGGATCGAACATGCCATACTACTACGTCCGGCTTGCCTTTGGCGAGCGCGTGGACGGCCTCGAACCGTTCAACGCCTGTGAACCCGACCTGTACTGGGTGCGTGGCGTCGATCGAAAACCCCACCTGTTCAAGGGAGCCCCATGGATTCAGCGTCGCGCCGCGTAATTGAAC
Protein-coding sequences here:
- the flgF gene encoding flagellar basal-body rod protein FlgF, whose amino-acid sequence is MLLRLRNSVASMTAMSRAQERTANNLANAGTIGFKRNRAFVEVLNEHIDSDGGPHSNRAIHEYVDFSGGRMEHTGNRFDLAIDGEGFFVLSDAEGGQNRYTRAGRFSLDADGMLRSPTGLQVEGEDGPIQIPMDAGDVEVKSDGTIAVDGQQVGRVSVVTFEDLTVLERMSGSEFKVTEETEPVEAEVSLRQGYVELSNAEPLEAMTGMIKHLRVFEMQQRMLRSTDENLSQSIRQLGRF
- a CDS encoding Gfo/Idh/MocA family oxidoreductase gives rise to the protein MNEVIRTAVIGAGAMGRHHARVYREMDETDLVGVFDVDVYQAAAVATAQGVRAFGSIEELLSSGVDAVSIAVPTSRHAEVAIRAMEAGIHVLVEKPIAGSLRDATDMMDAARINDRLLMVGHIERFNPAIRTLSTKVEADEILAINVMRVGPRPPRIKDAGVIIDLAVHDIDLAFFLTGRPTDEVFAVTSAMPLEHEDCASMLLRLSGGIAVQLTANWVTPYKSREVQVVTQDRLYRADLINKTVQAFSRNALGGGYSVEDLPVLVEEPLKAELKAFTHAVRFGLPAPVSARDGIRALEVAVRATGFKHTRLQRAA
- a CDS encoding ATP-grasp domain-containing protein, which produces MRRILVTGAGGNAARNFIASLRMAPEPFYIVGTDTNTFHLACTDSDASYVVPRCDDPGYEEALLAIVAMERVSLIHPQPDSEVGWLSEHRDHFPGLLFLPEHADVVACQDKMHCNRMLAAAGVPAPRSIRVHAHLDFEDSVRTLMGRSGKVWVRAIRGAGSRAALPVTTGEQAFNWVRYWAANRASATTDFMLSTFLPGAEFAFQSVWYDGELLTSMARERTEYLMGNLMPSGQSSSPSIARTVHRDDVNEIASAAVRAVSPKPHGIYCVDLKEDDDGTPSVTEINTGRFFTTSNFFAAAGSNMPYYYVRLAFGERVDGLEPFNACEPDLYWVRGVDRKPHLFKGAPWIQRRAA